One genomic region from Quercus robur chromosome 4, dhQueRobu3.1, whole genome shotgun sequence encodes:
- the LOC126723940 gene encoding E3 ubiquitin-protein ligase BIG BROTHER gives MNANGQMEVHYINTGCPYTVTESFMNFFEGLTHVPVNYGHAVPMHDQESVYWSMNMHSYKFGISGLGNTYYGPYEVNDHLPRAEVSRSAWDYPSTINEEPATTDSQSEGDAVMGVHAIPEECSPTHHNSNSPQVAWQDNVDPDHMTYEELLDLGEAVGTQSRGLSQDLINLLPTSKYKFKNLFSTKKARERCVVCQMRYKRGDRQIKLPCKHVYHSECITKWLSISKICPICNTEVFG, from the exons ATGAATGCGAATGGACAAATGGAGGTGCATTACATAAACACCGGTTGTCCTTACACGGTTACAGAAAGTTTTATGAACTTCTTCGAAGGCCTTACTCATGTGCCAGTCAATTATGGTCATGCTGTACCTATGCATGATCag GAAAGTGTATACTGGTCAATGAATATGCATTCTTACAAATTTGGAATATCTGGTCTGGGGAATACTTATTATGGTCCTTATGAGGTAAATGACCATTTACCAAGAGCAGAGGTCAGCAGGAGTGCTTGGGATTACCCTTCAACGATTAATGAAGAGCCTGCAACCACAGACTCACAATCTGAAGGAGATGCAGTCATGGGTGTGCATGCTATCCCTGAAGAAT GCAGTCCAACTCATCACAATAGTAATAGTCCACAG GTTGCATGGCAAGACAATGTTGATCCAGATCACATGACCTATGAG GAATTACTTGACTTAGGTGAGGCAGTTGGAACTCAAAGTCGAGGTCTTTCACAGGACCTTATTAATTTGCTTCCAACTTCAAAGtacaaatttaaaaacttattcTCAACAAAGAAAGCTAGAGAGAG ATGTGTGGTTTGCCAGATGAGGTACAAAAGAGGTGACCGGCAAATAAAATTGCCGTGCAAGCATGTTTACCATAGTGAATGCATCACCAAATGGCTTAGCATTAGCAAG ATATGCCCAATTTGCAACACCGAGGTATTTGGCTAG